In one window of Gemmatimonadota bacterium DNA:
- the pbpC gene encoding penicillin-binding protein 1C — MSPRVVRVLRALRAAVVAAGAAATVGAVALGAWVLRPLPPGLLDPPPDPGVRILDRHGVLLRSTRAEDGTRGRWMPIDRIDPDLIVAFIAVEDRRFWDHDGVDPRAVGRAARDNWRAGTIVSGASTITMQLARLLDPGARGWRSKVAETAWALRLERHLSKQEILEQYLNRVHLGQNTAGVAAASAFYMGADANELSVGEAAMLAGLAHAPSRDNPVTSPRRAMARRRVALARMVRAGAIRDDVARRADDEPALTRRTRDPFLAPHFTTRVLQEARADAERSAGDVTLRTTIDAGLQAELEAEARQAVALLGDRGVRQAAIVVLDNATGGVLAWVGSPDFWEPRSGQTDMVVSARQPGSALKPFLYALAFDRGVTAATVLPDVPTQFSTVSGPYEPRNYDRRFRGPVRAREALASSYNVPAVLLAQQVGTGALLHTLHLAGFASLRRTADHYGLGLALGNGDVTLMEVANGYRALANGGRYAGWHWRLDETAAPGDGRRIVSRAAATLVLDVLADPAARVPGFGVVTPFDFPFPAAVKTGTSRHFTDNWAVAVTGGFTVAVWAGDVSGRPMEGVSGVTGAGPLLHRAAIVTAARYAPAALPSPETEGLVPESVCRVSGLLATRECPGVREWFVAGTAPTVRDSWVRGGRVRLPDEYGAWVSQAGNGFQLASVDPEFVEERDRIDPGAEARGERESARAMERVASVRGFQIVSPADGDVYRMPPGVPADYATVALRAEGATGVVRWFVDGVPHDASRWRLRPGAHLIRAVAATGTVTEVRIRVEE, encoded by the coding sequence GTGAGTCCTCGCGTCGTGCGGGTCCTGCGCGCGCTGCGCGCGGCGGTCGTCGCTGCCGGTGCGGCGGCGACCGTCGGCGCGGTGGCGCTCGGCGCATGGGTCCTGCGGCCGCTGCCGCCCGGACTCCTCGACCCGCCGCCGGACCCCGGCGTGCGGATCCTCGACCGGCATGGCGTGCTGCTGCGCTCCACGCGCGCCGAGGACGGCACGCGCGGGCGCTGGATGCCGATCGACCGGATCGATCCGGATCTGATCGTCGCCTTCATCGCGGTGGAGGACCGTCGGTTCTGGGACCATGACGGCGTGGACCCGCGCGCGGTGGGGCGCGCGGCGCGCGACAACTGGCGCGCGGGGACCATCGTCTCGGGCGCGTCGACCATCACGATGCAGCTCGCGCGACTCCTCGATCCCGGCGCGCGGGGCTGGCGCAGCAAGGTCGCGGAGACCGCGTGGGCGCTCCGGCTCGAGCGGCACCTCTCCAAACAGGAGATCCTCGAGCAGTACCTCAACCGCGTGCACCTCGGCCAGAACACCGCCGGCGTCGCGGCGGCGTCGGCGTTCTATATGGGAGCCGACGCGAATGAACTGAGCGTGGGTGAAGCGGCGATGCTGGCCGGACTCGCGCACGCTCCCTCGCGCGACAACCCGGTGACGTCGCCCCGCCGCGCGATGGCGCGTCGGCGCGTCGCGCTCGCGCGGATGGTGCGCGCCGGGGCGATCCGTGACGACGTCGCCCGCCGCGCCGACGACGAACCCGCGCTCACGCGCCGCACGCGCGACCCGTTCCTCGCGCCGCACTTCACCACGCGGGTGCTGCAGGAGGCGCGGGCCGACGCCGAGCGGTCCGCGGGCGACGTCACGCTCCGCACGACCATCGATGCCGGACTGCAAGCCGAGCTCGAGGCCGAGGCGCGCCAGGCCGTCGCGCTGCTCGGTGACCGCGGCGTGCGGCAGGCGGCGATCGTCGTGCTCGACAACGCGACCGGCGGCGTCCTCGCGTGGGTCGGGTCGCCCGACTTCTGGGAGCCGCGCAGCGGGCAGACCGACATGGTCGTCTCCGCGCGCCAGCCCGGCTCGGCGCTCAAGCCGTTCCTCTACGCGCTCGCCTTCGATCGCGGCGTGACCGCGGCGACCGTGCTGCCGGACGTGCCGACGCAGTTCTCCACCGTGAGCGGACCCTACGAGCCGCGCAACTACGACCGTCGCTTCCGCGGTCCCGTGCGCGCGCGCGAGGCGCTCGCGAGTTCGTACAACGTGCCCGCGGTGCTGCTCGCGCAGCAGGTGGGGACGGGCGCGTTGCTGCACACCTTGCACCTCGCCGGCTTCGCGTCGCTCCGCCGCACCGCCGATCACTACGGTCTCGGGCTCGCGCTCGGCAACGGCGACGTGACGTTGATGGAGGTCGCGAACGGCTATCGTGCGCTCGCCAACGGCGGTCGCTACGCCGGGTGGCACTGGCGGCTCGACGAGACCGCCGCGCCCGGTGACGGTCGTCGCATCGTCTCGCGTGCCGCCGCCACGCTCGTGCTCGACGTCCTCGCCGATCCGGCCGCGCGCGTCCCCGGGTTCGGCGTCGTCACGCCCTTCGACTTCCCGTTCCCCGCGGCGGTGAAGACCGGCACCAGCCGGCACTTCACCGACAACTGGGCGGTCGCGGTGACCGGGGGCTTCACCGTCGCGGTGTGGGCCGGCGACGTGAGCGGCCGTCCCATGGAAGGGGTGAGCGGCGTGACCGGCGCGGGGCCGCTGCTGCATCGCGCGGCGATCGTCACCGCGGCGCGGTACGCGCCCGCCGCACTGCCGTCGCCGGAGACCGAAGGGCTCGTCCCGGAGTCGGTGTGTCGGGTGTCGGGCCTGCTCGCCACGCGCGAGTGCCCGGGCGTGCGCGAGTGGTTCGTCGCGGGCACGGCGCCCACGGTGCGCGACTCCTGGGTGCGCGGCGGACGCGTGCGATTGCCGGACGAGTATGGCGCGTGGGTCTCGCAGGCGGGGAACGGGTTCCAGCTCGCGTCGGTCGATCCCGAGTTCGTGGAGGAACGGGATCGCATCGACCCGGGTGCGGAGGCGCGCGGCGAGCGCGAGTCCGCTCGCGCGATGGAGCGCGTGGCTTCGGTGCGCGGCTTCCAGATCGTCTCGCCGGCCGACGGTGACGTATATAGGATGCCGCCGGGCGTGCCCGCGGACTACGCGACGGTGGCGCTCCGCGCGGAAGGCGCGACGGGGGTGGTGCGCTGGTTCGTGGACGGGGTACCACACGACGCCTCGCGTTGGCGGCTCCGCCCCGGCGCGCACCTGATCCGCGCCGTCGCCGCAACGGGCACGGTGACCGAGGTGCGAATCCGCGTGGAGGAGTGA
- a CDS encoding HAMP domain-containing histidine kinase, whose protein sequence is MLNDMVGVAREIRGERERTDRYHTALSASETMRRLTVHDLGNPLATMMLATDLLRTEELPSVQRRRVDLIGAAAERMESMIDTLSRFSELERGGLVTSSELDDPAEAIEQAVAAQALIAKSRNLQLAMHLPSDALRVRLDHRLLRRIVDNLLANAIRRAPRESAIVVRLEAEGPAMLAVTVADAGVDFEPALYARYDTPLDWTDASAAASDSGLSLAFTALASQALGGSLTLGRNAAHGCFVRVTIPIAAEQPWPAGVLRS, encoded by the coding sequence GTGCTGAATGACATGGTGGGAGTGGCTCGCGAGATCCGCGGCGAACGCGAGCGGACCGATCGGTATCACACGGCGCTCTCGGCCTCCGAGACGATGCGTCGCCTCACGGTGCACGACCTCGGGAATCCGCTCGCCACGATGATGCTCGCCACCGACCTGCTGCGGACCGAGGAGCTCCCGTCGGTGCAGCGCCGGCGTGTGGACCTGATCGGCGCGGCGGCGGAGCGGATGGAGAGCATGATCGACACGCTCTCGCGCTTCAGCGAGCTCGAGCGCGGCGGGCTCGTCACGTCGTCGGAGCTGGACGATCCCGCCGAGGCCATCGAGCAAGCCGTCGCAGCGCAGGCGCTCATCGCCAAGTCGCGCAACCTCCAGTTGGCGATGCATCTCCCGAGCGACGCGCTGCGCGTGCGCCTCGATCATCGGCTCCTGCGCCGCATCGTGGACAACCTGCTCGCCAACGCGATCCGGCGCGCCCCGCGCGAGAGCGCGATCGTCGTGCGGCTCGAGGCGGAAGGGCCCGCGATGCTCGCGGTGACGGTCGCCGACGCCGGCGTGGACTTCGAGCCGGCGCTCTACGCGCGCTACGACACGCCGCTCGACTGGACCGATGCGAGCGCTGCCGCGAGCGACTCCGGATTGAGTCTCGCCTTCACCGCGCTCGCGTCGCAGGCGCTGGGCGGCTCGCTCACGCTGGGCCGCAACGCCGCCCATGGCTGCTTCGTTCGCGTGACGATCCCCATCGCGGCCGAACAGCCCTGGCCGGCGGGCGTCCTCCGCTCCTAG
- a CDS encoding SCO family protein, which yields MISIRIPLRHGAAALTFGLLVPLLPFVACRAQGAEAVPASGLSERSLYRVTGRWTNHDGRALDLAELRGEPVVLAMVYTSCTMTCPLITSEMLAVQRALPADLRGRVRFVLASFDPARDSLAALRQHAEKMALDDRWLVLRAAPADVRQLAVLLGVSYRQLPSGDFDHSNIISVLDPQGVVSFQSPRIPADRDALVKAVTAAARASHRPRR from the coding sequence ATGATCTCGATCCGCATCCCCCTCCGCCATGGTGCAGCGGCGCTCACGTTCGGCCTGCTCGTCCCGCTCCTGCCGTTCGTCGCATGTCGAGCACAGGGAGCGGAGGCGGTCCCGGCGAGCGGCCTTTCGGAGCGCTCGCTGTATCGCGTGACCGGGCGCTGGACGAATCACGACGGACGGGCGTTGGATCTGGCGGAGCTCCGGGGCGAGCCGGTGGTGCTGGCGATGGTCTACACCTCGTGCACCATGACCTGCCCCCTCATCACGAGCGAGATGCTCGCGGTGCAGCGCGCGTTGCCCGCCGACCTGCGGGGGCGCGTGCGCTTCGTGCTCGCGTCATTCGACCCGGCGCGCGACTCCCTGGCGGCACTCAGGCAACATGCGGAGAAGATGGCGCTGGACGACCGCTGGCTGGTGCTCCGCGCGGCTCCGGCCGATGTACGACAGCTCGCGGTCCTGCTCGGGGTGAGCTATCGGCAGCTCCCGAGCGGTGACTTCGACCACTCGAACATCATCTCGGTCCTCGACCCTCAGGGCGTCGTCTCGTTCCAGTCCCCGCGCATCCCGGCGGATCGGGACGCGCTGGTCAAGGCCGTGACCGCGGCCGCGCGCGCCTCGCACCGACCGCGGCGATGA
- a CDS encoding TonB family protein, translating into MLRQLLESRPQRTRTRSAAILSLVVHATIVGSAVAGTATMVQPSPDATIIEDIIFVPPRPEPAKPSAPRRPTPPVAPDAPQVPGPVVVAPVEVPDGVVPQDPATPTTGEPVFQVPSLGGDGGTDSTAFDGTVGTGNEPYFADEVEKAARPLGRQREPRYPDLLRTQRVEGQVIVAYVVDSLGRVEPASVRVVESAHALFEPAVRQAVLATRFRPAEWRGRKVRQLVQQSFVFTLMR; encoded by the coding sequence ATGCTGAGACAGTTGCTCGAATCGCGGCCGCAGCGGACCCGCACGCGCTCGGCGGCCATCCTGTCCCTCGTCGTGCACGCGACGATCGTCGGGTCGGCGGTGGCGGGCACCGCCACCATGGTCCAGCCGTCCCCCGACGCGACCATCATCGAGGACATCATCTTCGTGCCGCCGCGTCCGGAGCCCGCGAAGCCGAGCGCGCCGCGGCGTCCGACGCCGCCGGTCGCGCCCGATGCTCCGCAGGTCCCCGGCCCGGTGGTCGTCGCGCCGGTGGAGGTGCCTGACGGCGTCGTGCCGCAGGACCCCGCCACGCCGACCACGGGCGAGCCGGTCTTCCAGGTGCCGAGCCTCGGCGGTGACGGCGGCACCGACTCCACCGCGTTCGATGGGACGGTCGGTACCGGGAACGAGCCGTACTTCGCCGACGAGGTCGAGAAGGCCGCGCGTCCGCTGGGCCGCCAGCGCGAGCCGCGCTACCCCGACCTGCTGCGCACGCAGCGCGTGGAGGGGCAGGTGATCGTGGCCTACGTGGTGGACTCGCTCGGCCGCGTCGAGCCCGCGTCGGTCCGCGTGGTGGAGTCGGCGCATGCGCTCTTCGAGCCGGCCGTGCGACAGGCGGTGTTGGCGACGCGGTTCCGGCCGGCCGAGTGGCGGGGGCGGAAGGTGCGGCAGCTCGTGCAGCAGTCCTTCGTGTTCACGCTCATGCGGTGA
- a CDS encoding SDR family oxidoreductase — MDLGLRGRVAFVAAASQGLGRAIAEELAREGARVAVCARTERIHEVAAAIAAAHGVETFATVADVSVPADVTRAVGEVLARFGRIDVLVTNAGGPPPGPFESHAPEAWAKAVALNLDSVVNLVRGVLPGMKERQWGRILNVTSIAVKQPVDGLILSNSVRAAVTGFARTLANEVAPFGVTVNNLLPGYTRTERLDGLAEHNAKAKGITRAQAFDAWEQQIPMGRVGEPAEFAALAAFLASERASYITAQSIAVDGGWIRALL, encoded by the coding sequence ATGGATCTCGGACTCCGCGGCCGCGTCGCCTTCGTCGCGGCCGCCTCGCAGGGACTCGGGCGCGCGATCGCCGAGGAGCTCGCGCGCGAGGGTGCGCGCGTGGCCGTCTGCGCGCGCACCGAGCGCATCCATGAGGTCGCCGCGGCGATCGCGGCGGCGCATGGGGTGGAGACGTTCGCCACCGTCGCCGACGTCTCGGTCCCCGCGGACGTGACGCGCGCGGTGGGCGAGGTGCTCGCGCGCTTCGGGCGGATCGACGTGCTGGTCACCAACGCGGGCGGCCCGCCGCCGGGTCCGTTCGAGTCGCACGCGCCCGAGGCGTGGGCGAAGGCCGTCGCACTCAACCTCGACAGCGTCGTCAATCTCGTGCGCGGCGTGCTCCCGGGGATGAAGGAACGGCAGTGGGGCCGCATCCTCAACGTCACGTCGATCGCGGTGAAGCAGCCGGTGGATGGGCTGATCCTCTCCAACAGCGTCCGCGCCGCGGTCACGGGCTTCGCGCGCACGCTGGCGAACGAGGTCGCGCCCTTCGGCGTGACGGTGAACAACCTGCTGCCGGGTTACACGCGCACCGAGCGGCTCGATGGGCTCGCCGAGCACAACGCGAAGGCGAAGGGGATCACCCGCGCGCAGGCGTTCGACGCGTGGGAGCAGCAGATCCCGATGGGGCGCGTGGGCGAGCCGGCGGAGTTCGCGGCGCTCGCGGCCTTCCTCGCGTCGGAACGGGCCAGCTACATCACCGCGCAGAGCATCGCGGTGGACGGAGGATGGATTCGCGCGCTGCTCTAG
- a CDS encoding cupin domain-containing protein, with the protein MTTPTHQYKRWSEVPLETVTDQISRKLVTGQGMMLAQVFLKKGAIVPKHQHHNEQFTYILEGGLRFYMGDDGAEVIDVMAGEVLHIPSNVWHKAEALEDTLDVDIFNPPREDWLNHTDNYFHKK; encoded by the coding sequence ATGACCACTCCCACCCACCAGTACAAGCGCTGGAGCGAGGTCCCGCTCGAGACGGTCACCGACCAGATCTCGCGGAAGCTCGTCACCGGCCAGGGCATGATGCTCGCGCAGGTGTTCCTGAAGAAGGGGGCGATCGTGCCCAAGCACCAGCACCACAACGAGCAGTTCACGTACATCCTCGAGGGCGGTCTCCGCTTCTACATGGGCGATGACGGCGCCGAGGTGATCGACGTGATGGCGGGCGAGGTGCTGCACATCCCGTCCAACGTGTGGCACAAGGCGGAGGCGCTCGAGGACACGCTCGACGTGGACATCTTCAACCCGCCCCGCGAGGACTGGCTGAACCACACCGACAACTACTTCCACAAGAAGTAG
- a CDS encoding serpin family protein, translated as MRRTLLLTMITMGTMACATEPSGPPAPITGLPRALTVAEGEVVQRSNRFAFDLMRRSAAARDSNVFISPLSVSMALGMTLNGAANATLDSMRAALGFEGMPLADINAGYRGLIDLLLGIDRTTEMRIANAVWYRTGLSADADFRDALLASFDARVQALDFGLPTAPDTMNRWASSATNGRIPQIVDAIDPETVMFLMNAVYFKAKWVDAFDPRKTSPGAFMPAFGNPQQVPMMRNKTAFDVLQIAEVNIAELRYGNEAFVVDLVLPGATGDIHDLIDSLTPQRWSGWMASLQRQTMDLVMPKFTLEYERSLNDDLAALGMGVAFVDGAADFRNLFEPNQPGPFISAVKHKTFVEVNEAGTEAAAVTSVGVEVTSLPPSFTVNEPFLMVIRERFSGTILFMGKILRVPE; from the coding sequence ATGCGACGGACCCTGCTGCTGACGATGATCACGATGGGAACGATGGCCTGCGCGACGGAGCCGTCCGGACCGCCGGCCCCCATCACCGGACTGCCGCGCGCACTGACCGTCGCCGAAGGCGAGGTCGTGCAGCGGTCCAACCGCTTCGCCTTCGACCTGATGCGTCGCAGCGCCGCCGCGCGGGATTCGAACGTCTTCATCTCGCCGTTGAGCGTCTCGATGGCGCTCGGCATGACGCTGAACGGCGCGGCGAACGCGACGCTCGACTCGATGCGCGCCGCGCTCGGGTTCGAGGGGATGCCGCTCGCCGACATCAACGCCGGCTATCGCGGGCTGATCGACCTGTTGCTGGGGATCGACCGCACCACCGAGATGCGCATCGCCAACGCCGTCTGGTATCGCACGGGCCTCTCCGCCGACGCCGACTTCCGAGACGCGCTCCTCGCGAGCTTCGATGCGCGTGTGCAGGCGCTCGACTTCGGGTTGCCGACGGCGCCCGACACGATGAACCGCTGGGCGAGCAGCGCGACCAACGGCCGCATCCCGCAAATCGTGGACGCGATCGATCCCGAGACGGTGATGTTCCTCATGAACGCCGTCTACTTCAAGGCGAAGTGGGTCGACGCGTTCGATCCTCGGAAGACGTCACCCGGGGCCTTCATGCCGGCGTTCGGCAACCCGCAGCAGGTGCCGATGATGCGCAACAAGACCGCGTTCGACGTGCTCCAGATCGCCGAGGTGAACATCGCCGAGCTGCGCTATGGCAACGAGGCCTTCGTGGTGGACCTCGTGCTGCCGGGCGCGACCGGCGACATCCACGACCTGATCGACTCACTCACCCCGCAGCGCTGGTCCGGGTGGATGGCGTCGCTGCAGCGGCAGACGATGGACCTGGTGATGCCGAAGTTCACGCTGGAGTACGAGCGGTCGCTCAACGACGACCTCGCCGCGCTCGGGATGGGGGTCGCGTTCGTGGACGGCGCGGCCGACTTCCGGAACCTCTTCGAGCCGAACCAGCCGGGGCCGTTCATCAGCGCGGTGAAGCACAAGACGTTCGTCGAGGTGAACGAGGCGGGGACCGAGGCCGCGGCGGTGACCTCGGTTGGGGTCGAGGTCACGAGCTTGCCGCCGAGCTTCACGGTGAATGAGCCGTTCCTGATGGTGATCCGCGAACGGTTCTCCGGGACGATCCTGTTCATGGGGAAGATCCTGCGGGTGCCGGAGTGA
- a CDS encoding creatininase family protein: MHASRRMLGSVLVLISVATLGAAQAPGPGPAGPKGIVLADLTWPEAERVLTPEALVVIPLGAEAKEHGPHLRLDNDFRLATWYRDRVLAASNVIMAPTVNYHFYPSFVEYPGSTHLRFETARDLIVDIVRSLAAYGPRRFYVLNTGVSTLRPLTAAAEILEAEGIRFGFTDVLKAGSAAEARVRQQVRGTHADEMETSMMLYMYPDRVDMSKAVRDDSPQGVGGLSRVPRTAKTYSPSGVWGDATLATREKGRVVVEATLAEILAEIETLRARPVSPRP; the protein is encoded by the coding sequence ATGCACGCGTCACGGCGGATGCTCGGGTCGGTCCTCGTTCTCATCAGCGTCGCGACGCTCGGCGCGGCGCAGGCGCCAGGCCCCGGCCCTGCCGGACCCAAGGGCATCGTCCTCGCCGACCTCACCTGGCCGGAAGCTGAACGGGTGCTCACGCCCGAGGCGCTCGTCGTCATCCCGCTCGGCGCCGAGGCAAAGGAGCACGGGCCGCACCTGCGGCTGGACAACGACTTTCGGCTGGCGACCTGGTATCGCGACCGCGTGCTCGCGGCCTCGAACGTGATCATGGCCCCGACGGTCAACTACCACTTCTATCCGTCGTTCGTGGAGTACCCCGGCTCGACGCACCTGCGGTTCGAGACGGCGCGCGACCTCATCGTGGACATCGTGCGGAGCCTCGCGGCGTACGGGCCGCGCCGCTTCTACGTGCTCAATACCGGGGTCTCGACGCTCCGGCCCCTCACCGCGGCGGCGGAGATCCTGGAGGCCGAGGGCATCCGATTCGGCTTCACCGACGTGCTCAAGGCGGGGAGCGCGGCCGAGGCGCGGGTGCGACAGCAGGTGCGCGGCACCCACGCCGACGAGATGGAGACCTCGATGATGCTCTACATGTACCCGGACCGGGTGGACATGTCGAAGGCCGTCCGGGACGATTCGCCCCAGGGGGTCGGGGGCCTCTCCCGGGTGCCCAGGACCGCCAAGACCTACTCGCCGAGCGGCGTCTGGGGGGACGCGACCCTGGCCACGCGGGAGAAGGGCCGGGTGGTGGTGGAGGCGACGCTGGCCGAGATCCTCGCCGAGATCGAGACCCTCCGGGCGCGGCCGGTGTCGCCGCGACCGTAG
- a CDS encoding alginate export family protein translates to MPTVVVAQERPAAPRPAFENLRYREDWSSKPSGDAWDALKHVDLDAAGRHWISFGGHLRVRGESVRNFLGGGPGTRRDAFLVGRAHLHADLHVGSHVRGFVEGRVADVAGRELPGGARAIDRDRLDLGNAFLEARGSAQGMLVIARVGRQELQLGRERILSPLDWANVRRIFEGASAEVRRGSVAVTAFAVHPLQILPEARDVALDGVSLLGSEVSWRAPTSGRVLEAALLVRSTDAVGAVAGAERSTLAARLLTPVGRRELVLEVEGGVQRASGTGRATFATMLATDLTLSPRWRGAPAITLGIDRASGTPAGAPAQSETWDQLYPLAHAYAGFADMLGRRNLLEERLVVQFSPRPPVRARVAFHAFQRVSDADAAYDVAGAVFRSALPGSARDVGKEVDLSIQWRLSRHLRADGGIARVSAGRFLRETGSALPYTWGFASLVATF, encoded by the coding sequence ATGCCGACCGTCGTCGTCGCGCAGGAACGTCCCGCCGCGCCCAGACCAGCGTTCGAGAACCTGCGGTATCGCGAGGATTGGTCGTCCAAGCCATCCGGGGACGCGTGGGACGCGCTCAAGCATGTCGATCTCGACGCCGCGGGGCGTCACTGGATCTCCTTTGGCGGACATCTCCGGGTCCGCGGCGAGTCGGTGCGCAACTTCCTTGGCGGTGGACCAGGCACGCGCCGCGATGCGTTCCTGGTCGGGCGCGCGCATCTCCATGCCGACCTGCATGTCGGCTCCCATGTGCGGGGGTTCGTCGAGGGCCGCGTGGCGGACGTGGCGGGCCGGGAGCTGCCCGGAGGGGCGCGAGCGATCGACCGCGACCGATTGGATCTCGGCAACGCCTTCCTCGAGGCGCGCGGGTCGGCGCAAGGGATGCTGGTGATCGCGCGCGTCGGCCGTCAGGAACTCCAGTTGGGCCGTGAACGCATCCTCTCACCACTCGACTGGGCGAACGTGCGGCGCATCTTCGAGGGCGCGTCCGCGGAGGTCCGTCGCGGGTCCGTCGCCGTCACCGCCTTCGCGGTGCACCCGCTCCAGATACTCCCCGAGGCGCGCGATGTCGCGCTTGACGGCGTGTCGCTCCTGGGAAGCGAGGTGTCGTGGCGTGCGCCGACGAGCGGGCGTGTGCTCGAAGCGGCCCTGCTCGTGCGATCCACCGACGCGGTCGGCGCGGTGGCCGGCGCCGAGCGATCGACGCTCGCCGCCCGACTCCTGACCCCGGTCGGGCGGCGGGAGCTGGTGCTCGAAGTGGAGGGCGGCGTGCAACGCGCGAGCGGCACCGGACGCGCGACCTTCGCGACGATGCTCGCGACCGACCTGACGTTGTCACCGAGGTGGCGCGGCGCCCCGGCGATCACACTCGGCATCGACCGCGCGAGCGGGACCCCCGCTGGCGCGCCCGCGCAGAGCGAGACCTGGGACCAGTTGTACCCGCTCGCCCACGCCTACGCCGGGTTCGCGGACATGCTCGGCCGTCGGAACCTGTTGGAGGAACGCCTCGTGGTGCAGTTCTCGCCGCGCCCGCCCGTGCGTGCACGCGTGGCGTTCCACGCGTTCCAACGCGTGTCCGATGCCGACGCCGCCTATGATGTCGCCGGCGCGGTGTTCCGGAGTGCGCTCCCGGGAAGCGCGCGCGACGTGGGGAAAGAGGTCGACCTCTCGATACAGTGGCGGCTCAGCCGCCACCTGCGCGCCGACGGCGGCATCGCGCGAGTCTCCGCCGGTCGGTTCCTGCGCGAGACGGGGAGCGCCCTGCCGTACACCTGGGGCTTCGCGTCACTCGTCGCCACCTTCTGA
- a CDS encoding proline dehydrogenase family protein — translation MSIGRSILLAAAQSQALNDFALKSRVVKRATKAFMPGERPEDALDAGAALIKDGRTLLYTKLGEAITTLAEADAVRDHYLWFFDQLAARKLPAHVSIKPTQLGLDQSEAKCLEHCLALAAKAESVGSALWIDMEDNTYVDRTLALYEAVKRKHPSSGLALQAYLFRTPKDLERLRPLKPVIRLVKGAYAEPATVAFPKKSDTDAAYEAISRTMLDWAKTGECTPILGTHDIPLLGRLAAYADGIGLAKGKYEIHMLYGIREKEQARFRREGHAVATLISYGNAWFRWYMRRLAERPANVLFVAKSFFG, via the coding sequence ATGTCCATCGGCCGTTCGATCCTCCTCGCCGCGGCACAGAGCCAGGCCCTGAACGATTTCGCCCTGAAGAGCCGCGTGGTGAAGCGCGCCACCAAGGCGTTCATGCCCGGCGAGCGTCCGGAAGACGCCCTCGACGCCGGCGCCGCCCTCATCAAGGACGGGCGCACCCTCCTCTACACGAAGCTCGGCGAGGCGATCACGACCCTCGCCGAAGCCGATGCGGTCCGCGACCACTACCTGTGGTTCTTCGACCAGCTCGCCGCGCGCAAGCTGCCGGCGCATGTGAGCATCAAGCCCACGCAGCTGGGCCTCGACCAGTCCGAGGCGAAGTGCCTCGAGCACTGCCTCGCGCTCGCTGCGAAGGCCGAGTCGGTGGGATCGGCGCTCTGGATCGACATGGAGGACAATACCTATGTCGATCGGACGCTCGCGCTGTACGAGGCCGTGAAGCGGAAGCACCCGTCGAGCGGGCTCGCGCTCCAGGCGTACCTGTTCCGCACCCCGAAGGACCTCGAGCGCCTGCGCCCGCTCAAGCCGGTGATCCGTCTCGTGAAGGGCGCGTACGCCGAGCCGGCGACGGTCGCCTTCCCCAAGAAGTCCGACACCGACGCGGCCTACGAGGCGATCTCGCGCACCATGCTCGACTGGGCGAAGACGGGCGAGTGCACGCCGATCCTCGGCACGCACGACATCCCGCTCCTCGGCCGCCTCGCCGCGTATGCGGACGGCATCGGTCTCGCCAAGGGCAAGTACGAGATCCACATGCTCTACGGCATCCGCGAGAAGGAGCAGGCGCGCTTCCGTCGCGAGGGGCACGCGGTCGCGACGCTCATCAGCTACGGCAACGCCTGGTTCCGCTGGTACATGCGCCGCCTCGCCGAGCGGCCGGCGAACGTGCTGTTCGTCGCGAAGTCGTTCTTCGGCTGA